The Triticum aestivum cultivar Chinese Spring chromosome 4B, IWGSC CS RefSeq v2.1, whole genome shotgun sequence sequence AGTGAACCTTGGCGCCGTCGGGGGCCTTGCACTCCATGTACCCGCCCACCTCCACCTTCACCACGTTGTGCGCTCCAGGCTCGTACTTGAACACTAATAGCCATCAAATCAAGCGAATATTAATAAAGTAAAATGATCGATCCAGCAACTGGCCGCGTGTGATCGGGTCACTCACCGAGCTTGTCGCCGGGCTGGATCGGCTTGTCGTTCTCCCAGCCGGCGACGCCGAAGGTCCACCCCTTGTCGCCGCCGACGATCCACTCCGTCGCTCGCACGGTGGTCGCAGCGCAGCACCAGGCTAGAAGCAGCACGAGAGCGACGGGGCCCATGCTTGGTCGTGCCATTGACGCCTCCGATCGACAGTCCGGTTCACAACTGGTAACACACACACAAGAACAATGCCGTACGTCCAGACGCCCTCGCTTTATAACAAGCGGCTCGATGGGAGGCATCAGGCATGGCATCCACCTCGCATGGCAAGTGTCCGTCAGCGGCCAGCCCGTATAAACAAATCCATTGATTCGCGGAATC is a genomic window containing:
- the LOC123095210 gene encoding basic blue protein-like, whose protein sequence is MARPSMGPVALVLLLAWCCAATTVRATEWIVGGDKGWTFGVAGWENDKPIQPGDKLVFKYEPGAHNVVKVEVGGYMECKAPDGAKVHSSGNDTFEMPGGKAYFICTFPGHCEKGMRIGIPPR